One genomic region from Flagellimonas oceani encodes:
- a CDS encoding MFS transporter has product MDISKPKTKRYVHIIALVMIVFFVISFITNILNSIIVDVKDSFDLSLTLTGLLPFTFFIAYGIMSIPAGFLSERYGERSLLSISFLVMGLASLGFAIFPQYAVFSVTLFVLGCCMAVLQVIINPMLRVAGGEEHFAFNSVLAQLVFGAASFLSPYLYKYLVSKDNTDDTIAEMLRGWVPKELPWVSLYIVFAAISFLLFVYVFLTKYPRFEKTEEERAGDKGSYWDLLKNKWTLLYFLGIFCYVGTEQGVGNWISQFLNQYHGLDPQTIGADTVSYFWAMLTVGCLLGLLLLRFMDSRKLLILTTAITMLCLILALTGTAQLALIGFPAVGFFISVMYSIIFSLALNSVKEHHGSLSGILCTGIAGGAVIPFIVGGLGELMSLKSGMFFLLVPLAFILTIGFWAKPLVNNKTIRLKKD; this is encoded by the coding sequence ATGGATATTAGCAAGCCCAAGACCAAAAGATACGTCCATATTATCGCATTGGTGATGATCGTTTTCTTTGTGATCTCATTTATCACCAATATTCTCAACTCCATCATAGTGGATGTCAAGGATAGTTTTGATCTAAGCCTGACCTTAACAGGCCTATTACCGTTCACTTTCTTTATAGCCTATGGCATCATGTCCATACCGGCGGGCTTTTTATCCGAAAGATATGGTGAGCGATCATTGCTTTCCATTTCATTTTTGGTCATGGGCCTTGCTTCCCTGGGGTTTGCCATTTTTCCCCAATATGCGGTCTTTAGCGTTACGTTATTTGTGTTGGGCTGTTGTATGGCTGTTTTACAGGTCATCATCAATCCAATGCTACGGGTCGCCGGTGGCGAGGAGCACTTTGCGTTCAACTCGGTGTTGGCGCAATTGGTCTTCGGTGCCGCTTCCTTCCTTAGTCCCTATTTGTACAAGTATCTGGTAAGCAAGGACAATACCGATGATACCATAGCCGAAATGCTACGGGGATGGGTGCCAAAAGAGTTGCCTTGGGTTTCCTTGTACATCGTATTTGCGGCCATTTCATTCCTATTGTTTGTTTATGTCTTTTTGACCAAGTATCCCAGATTTGAAAAGACCGAGGAAGAAAGGGCAGGGGATAAGGGCTCTTATTGGGACCTGTTGAAGAACAAATGGACGCTATTGTATTTTCTGGGCATCTTTTGCTATGTGGGAACGGAACAAGGGGTCGGAAACTGGATTTCCCAATTCCTGAACCAATACCATGGCCTTGACCCACAGACCATAGGAGCCGATACCGTTTCCTATTTCTGGGCCATGTTGACCGTAGGTTGTTTACTGGGCCTTTTGCTTCTCAGGTTTATGGATAGCAGAAAACTGCTCATTCTTACAACGGCCATTACCATGCTGTGTTTGATTTTGGCCCTTACCGGAACGGCACAACTGGCGTTGATCGGTTTTCCTGCAGTGGGATTTTTTATATCCGTTATGTATTCCATCATATTTTCTCTGGCACTTAACTCGGTCAAGGAACATCATGGTTCTTTATCCGGTATACTTTGTACGGGCATTGCAGGCGGTGCCGTAATCCCATTTATAGTAGGGGGTTTGGGCGAATTGATGTCTTTGAAATCAGGAATGTTCTTTTTACTGGTTCCCTTGGCCTTTATCCTGACCATAGGATTTTGGGCCAAACCTTTGGTGAACAATAAGACGATACGTTTAAAAAAGGATTAG
- a CDS encoding DUF932 domain-containing protein, with protein sequence MYVDNLQQDEVFVPVQIRPLNELTGMPVRKGLEQAVVSNGKIVNIVSHRYGHIPNQLFFKKAEQLLVDADLTYSRQSINRSDRSFSVDFVLTDSTQFSVGQGEDVILPMLRFTNAYDGSERTAGHFGFYRKVCSNGLHVARTEIGFSIKHHKNAVQLIMPELQGLFRKFLDNEFYSISGRFHQIMTVELLDTKDFVREVLERTQLFRYECSDTNDAPSKKAREVLEILDAEALQLGGTPNLWLGYNAFNAVLHRNLKKGFAKQQQLDRQLFETVYEMA encoded by the coding sequence ATGTATGTAGACAACTTACAGCAGGATGAGGTATTTGTGCCGGTACAGATCAGACCTCTAAACGAATTGACCGGAATGCCCGTACGAAAGGGCCTGGAACAGGCCGTGGTCAGCAACGGCAAGATCGTGAACATCGTGTCCCATCGCTATGGGCATATTCCCAACCAACTGTTCTTCAAAAAGGCGGAGCAATTGCTCGTTGATGCCGATCTGACCTACTCCCGTCAGAGCATTAACCGCTCGGACCGTAGTTTCAGCGTGGACTTTGTCCTTACCGACAGTACCCAGTTCTCGGTAGGGCAAGGTGAGGATGTCATTTTACCTATGCTGCGGTTTACCAATGCCTACGATGGGAGCGAACGTACCGCAGGCCATTTTGGGTTCTACCGAAAAGTCTGTTCCAATGGCCTGCACGTGGCCCGGACGGAAATCGGCTTTTCCATCAAGCACCATAAGAACGCCGTGCAGCTCATCATGCCCGAGCTCCAAGGACTGTTCCGCAAATTCCTCGACAATGAGTTCTACAGTATTTCCGGTAGGTTCCACCAGATAATGACCGTGGAACTGCTGGATACCAAGGATTTTGTCCGGGAAGTGCTGGAGCGGACCCAACTGTTCCGCTATGAGTGCAGCGATACCAATGATGCCCCCTCCAAAAAGGCCCGAGAGGTCCTTGAGATCCTTGATGCAGAGGCATTGCAACTGGGTGGTACCCCAAACCTCTGGTTGGGCTATAATGCCTTCAACGCAGTATTGCACCGTAACCTCAAGAAGGGCTTTGCCAAACAGCAACAGTTGGACAGGCAATTGTTCGAGACGGTTTATGAAATGGCCTAA
- a CDS encoding ROK family protein, with translation MEKENRTVVGVDIGGTKIKSGRVMGTKVEQTGYSMVVKTDPLENSLSKLYDTIEEVMTESVTAIGVGVPAVVDKDSGVVFDVQNIPSWKMVPLKQLLEDRFNVPAFLNNDANCFALGEKHFGKARNYANCVALSLGTGLGMGIIIENKLYSGVLCGAGEVGMLSYKDGILEEYTGSFFFEKVYGTSAKTLYGRALKNDAQALAAFVEYGVHLGEAIKNILYLFAPEAIILGGSISRAHPFFTSAMDEALKTFAYQKQLENFKIEISDLVDTPILGAAALCL, from the coding sequence GTGGAAAAGGAAAACAGGACTGTTGTCGGGGTCGATATAGGAGGTACCAAAATTAAATCGGGAAGGGTTATGGGCACGAAAGTGGAACAGACCGGATATTCCATGGTGGTGAAAACGGATCCACTGGAAAACTCCCTATCCAAATTATACGATACCATTGAAGAAGTAATGACGGAGTCCGTGACCGCCATCGGTGTTGGGGTGCCAGCAGTGGTAGACAAAGATTCCGGAGTTGTTTTTGATGTGCAGAACATTCCGTCCTGGAAAATGGTGCCCTTAAAACAACTCTTGGAGGATCGGTTCAACGTACCCGCTTTTTTGAACAACGACGCCAACTGTTTCGCTTTAGGGGAAAAGCATTTCGGAAAAGCAAGGAATTATGCAAACTGTGTTGCCCTTTCCTTGGGAACAGGGCTTGGTATGGGAATCATAATAGAGAATAAATTATATAGCGGAGTTTTATGCGGTGCCGGAGAAGTTGGAATGCTATCCTACAAAGATGGTATTCTGGAAGAATATACGGGCAGTTTCTTTTTTGAAAAGGTCTATGGTACATCAGCAAAAACGCTTTACGGGAGAGCATTGAAAAATGATGCGCAAGCTCTTGCTGCCTTTGTGGAATATGGTGTGCATTTAGGGGAGGCGATAAAGAACATACTGTATTTGTTTGCCCCCGAAGCCATCATTTTAGGAGGCTCCATTAGTAGGGCACATCCATTTTTTACATCTGCAATGGATGAGGCACTCAAAACATTCGCATACCAAAAGCAATTAGAAAATTTTAAAATAGAAATCTCGGATTTGGTGGACACTCCCATCTTGGGGGCTGCCGCACTTTGTCTTTAA
- a CDS encoding sodium:solute symporter has protein sequence MDLTLIFFVILFYFLVLMAISYATSRNSGDETYFTGDRQSPWFLVAFGMIGAGLSGVTYVSLPGMVGNNNFHFFQFILGNVVGYLFITFVLIPLYYRLRLVSIYSYLLERFGNRAYKTGSLFFLISQSFGASLRLLLAAKILQFVFFEKIGSPFPITVIAILLMVWLYSYKSGIKTIVWTDTLQTIFLILGALITCYYVITSLNLTFTASINEIVDHPYFDVFNWEPKSDNNFFKQFIAGILVAIAMIGLDQNMMQKTLSCKNVWEAQKNTLSYSSILAITQFLFMGLGILLYIYAEHMGLGLPMDANGTLLDTDTLFPNIALNHLGPVTGIFFLLGVIAASFSSVDSALTALTTSFTYDFLDISNKTVKNPKRIKNIVLFGFSIVVFGIIMLFSNSRGDVISLIFNVAGYTYGPLLGLYVFGMFTTIKIKDHVVPIICVLAPIATYLLSLFLKDTYDFDMGFINIAVNGGLTFLGLILIKTKK, from the coding sequence TTGGACCTTACCCTGATCTTTTTCGTCATTCTCTTTTATTTTCTGGTGCTCATGGCCATTTCGTATGCTACTTCCAGAAATAGTGGCGATGAGACCTACTTTACCGGGGACCGTCAATCTCCCTGGTTTTTGGTTGCCTTTGGTATGATAGGTGCCGGACTTTCGGGAGTAACCTATGTGTCATTGCCCGGGATGGTGGGAAACAATAATTTTCATTTCTTCCAATTCATACTGGGTAACGTCGTCGGGTATCTCTTTATCACTTTTGTACTCATCCCGCTGTATTATCGGCTAAGGTTGGTATCCATCTATTCCTATTTATTGGAACGATTTGGTAATAGGGCCTATAAAACCGGATCTTTGTTTTTCCTGATTTCCCAGTCCTTTGGTGCTTCGCTACGGTTATTGTTGGCGGCCAAGATCCTCCAATTTGTGTTTTTTGAAAAGATAGGAAGCCCGTTCCCAATTACCGTTATCGCCATTTTGTTAATGGTTTGGCTGTATTCGTATAAGTCCGGCATCAAAACCATTGTTTGGACGGATACCCTTCAAACCATCTTTTTGATCTTAGGTGCCCTGATCACGTGTTACTATGTAATTACTTCATTGAACCTCACATTTACGGCATCGATAAATGAGATTGTCGACCATCCCTATTTTGATGTCTTCAACTGGGAACCCAAGTCGGACAATAACTTTTTCAAACAGTTCATTGCAGGTATTTTGGTAGCGATAGCGATGATCGGATTGGACCAGAATATGATGCAAAAGACCCTTAGTTGCAAGAATGTATGGGAGGCACAGAAAAATACACTGAGCTACAGTTCCATATTGGCCATAACCCAGTTTCTGTTTATGGGGCTGGGCATCTTATTGTATATCTATGCCGAACATATGGGATTAGGGTTGCCCATGGACGCAAATGGTACGCTATTGGATACCGATACCTTATTCCCGAATATTGCGTTGAACCATTTGGGCCCTGTGACCGGAATCTTTTTTCTGTTGGGCGTTATAGCAGCTTCTTTTTCAAGTGTCGATTCCGCCTTGACGGCATTGACTACGTCCTTTACCTATGATTTCTTGGACATTTCAAACAAAACCGTTAAAAACCCCAAACGAATAAAGAACATCGTATTGTTTGGTTTTTCCATAGTTGTTTTTGGGATCATTATGTTATTTTCAAATAGCAGGGGCGATGTAATTTCCTTGATCTTCAATGTGGCTGGATATACCTATGGTCCTTTACTGGGGCTTTATGTATTTGGAATGTTTACTACCATAAAAATCAAGGACCATGTGGTCCCGATCATATGTGTTCTGGCTCCCATAGCCACCTATCTTTTGAGCCTGTTTCTCAAGGACACCTATGATTTCGATATGGGTTTCATCAATATTGCCGTAAACGGTGGTTTAACTTTTTTAGGATTGATTTTAATTAAAACAAAGAAATGA
- a CDS encoding nitrilase family protein — MTIAVAQFEPKDGDKAYNLSVIRKLAKKACAKGADVISFHEMCVTGYTFTKDLDREDLNSLAEAIPSGESTKDLTSISAELGIPILAGLVEKAEGKLYNTYICVTAEGVVAKYRKIHPFINAHLSAGNQYCVFDLLGWKCGILICYDNNVIENVRATSLLGAEIIFAPHVTGCTPSSMPHRGYVDHKYWDNRINDPVSLRLEFDGPKGRRWLMRWLPARAYDNGVYYAFSNPIGYDGEHLKNGNSMILDPYGEVLSEIRSFDDEITLSKITKDKIQLSGGWRYKNARRPELYKDILGADHSADTCPIWMKQ; from the coding sequence ATGACCATAGCAGTAGCACAATTTGAGCCCAAGGACGGCGATAAGGCCTATAATCTTTCCGTCATCCGCAAACTTGCCAAAAAGGCCTGTGCCAAAGGAGCAGATGTAATCAGTTTTCATGAAATGTGCGTGACCGGATACACCTTCACCAAGGACCTGGACCGAGAGGATTTGAACAGTTTGGCAGAAGCAATCCCAAGCGGTGAAAGTACTAAGGATCTGACATCCATTTCAGCTGAACTGGGCATCCCCATCCTTGCCGGTCTGGTGGAAAAGGCAGAAGGAAAGTTGTACAATACCTACATCTGCGTTACGGCCGAAGGGGTGGTGGCCAAATACCGTAAAATCCATCCGTTCATCAATGCACATTTGTCCGCAGGCAACCAATATTGTGTATTCGACCTATTGGGTTGGAAATGTGGTATCCTGATTTGTTATGATAACAATGTCATTGAAAATGTACGCGCTACAAGTCTTTTGGGAGCAGAGATCATATTTGCCCCACATGTCACTGGCTGCACACCATCCTCCATGCCACACCGGGGCTATGTAGACCATAAATACTGGGACAATCGCATAAATGATCCCGTTTCGCTGCGTTTGGAGTTTGATGGACCCAAGGGAAGGCGCTGGTTGATGCGGTGGCTACCTGCCAGGGCCTATGACAATGGTGTTTATTATGCCTTCTCGAATCCAATTGGATATGACGGTGAGCATCTTAAAAATGGGAACTCCATGATCTTGGACCCCTATGGCGAGGTCTTGTCCGAGATACGATCTTTTGATGACGAAATAACCCTATCAAAAATTACAAAGGACAAAATACAGCTATCCGGTGGTTGGCGCTATAAAAATGCCCGAAGACCAGAGCTCTATAAGGATATATTGGGAGCAGACCATAGCGCCGACACATGTCCGATTTGGATGAAGCAGTAA
- a CDS encoding SLC13 family permease, whose translation MSYKRLGLVLGPLLFVLVSCCFEPQGLSHEGRDVLAATLWIAVWWVFEVIPIAVTALLPIVLFPLMDTLPLGDTTASYGHKYVFLYMGGFILAMAIEKWNLHKRIALHIIRVIGTNMYRIVLGFMVATAFLSMWISNTATTVMVLPMAISIVKQLKDNPNTPVDENTVFSKLLMLAIAYAASIGGIATLIGTPPNLVFAGFVQKAYGWDVGFWDWMKFGLPLSSILLVLGWLYLTRVAFPLRNAVFPGGKREIERLLNELGPLQMEEKRVLLVFVLTALCWIFRSFLLQRFIPHMDDTIIAITSAVLLFLVPANQTGRPLINWKEAVRIPWGIILLFGGGMAIAKGFQDTGLASFLGAQMTFFEGLPLLLLLLLIIASVNFLTEVTSNLATTAMLLPVLAPLALTLKIDPLMLLVACTTAASCAFMLPVATPPNAVVFGSGYLRIPDMVRAGLFMNLLSIVLISLFIYWVMPLLMGPF comes from the coding sequence ATGAGCTATAAAAGACTGGGCTTGGTGTTGGGACCGTTGCTCTTCGTTTTGGTAAGTTGCTGTTTTGAGCCCCAAGGCCTTTCCCATGAGGGACGTGACGTGCTGGCGGCGACCCTTTGGATCGCTGTTTGGTGGGTGTTTGAGGTTATCCCGATTGCGGTTACCGCTTTGTTGCCCATCGTTCTGTTTCCACTCATGGATACCCTTCCATTGGGGGATACCACCGCAAGCTATGGCCATAAGTATGTGTTCCTGTACATGGGAGGTTTTATATTGGCCATGGCCATCGAAAAATGGAACCTCCACAAAAGAATAGCGTTGCATATCATAAGGGTCATTGGCACCAATATGTACCGTATTGTACTGGGCTTTATGGTAGCAACCGCTTTTTTGTCCATGTGGATATCCAATACCGCGACCACGGTAATGGTATTGCCGATGGCCATTTCCATTGTCAAGCAATTAAAGGACAATCCAAATACTCCAGTGGATGAGAATACGGTGTTCAGTAAACTGTTGATGCTGGCCATCGCTTATGCCGCTTCCATCGGTGGTATTGCCACTTTGATAGGAACGCCCCCAAACCTGGTATTCGCCGGATTTGTCCAAAAGGCTTATGGCTGGGATGTGGGGTTTTGGGATTGGATGAAGTTTGGTCTACCCTTATCATCCATCCTATTGGTATTGGGATGGCTTTATTTGACCCGCGTCGCCTTTCCTTTAAGAAATGCTGTTTTTCCTGGGGGAAAAAGGGAGATCGAGCGATTGTTGAACGAACTGGGCCCTCTGCAAATGGAAGAAAAAAGAGTGCTCTTGGTTTTTGTGCTCACTGCGCTGTGCTGGATTTTCAGGTCTTTTTTGCTGCAAAGGTTCATTCCCCATATGGACGATACGATTATAGCCATAACCTCGGCGGTGCTATTATTTCTGGTACCGGCAAACCAAACAGGGCGTCCGTTGATCAATTGGAAGGAAGCGGTTCGCATACCATGGGGCATCATTTTACTGTTCGGAGGGGGCATGGCCATCGCCAAAGGATTTCAAGATACCGGTCTGGCCTCTTTTCTGGGTGCACAGATGACGTTCTTTGAGGGTCTTCCACTGCTTTTGCTTTTACTTTTGATCATTGCCTCTGTCAACTTTTTGACCGAGGTCACATCAAACTTGGCCACCACAGCCATGTTGCTCCCTGTTTTGGCACCCTTGGCCCTTACTTTGAAAATAGACCCGCTGATGTTGTTGGTGGCCTGTACCACGGCAGCGTCGTGTGCGTTTATGTTGCCGGTGGCAACACCTCCCAACGCCGTTGTTTTTGGTTCGGGCTATTTGCGTATTCCCGATATGGTACGTGCCGGACTTTTTATGAACTTACTATCCATAGTTCTTATTTCGCTTTTCATTTATTGGGTGATGCCCTTATTGATGGGGCCGTTTTGA
- the murQ gene encoding N-acetylmuramic acid 6-phosphate etherase has protein sequence MSNNKYMTEQPSNYDGLEKMDTLELLTNINHEDKGVPLVMEKAIPQIKEFVDHAVAKMKKGGRLFYIGAGTSGRLGVLDASECPPTFGVSDDWIIGLIAGGDKALRKAVENAEDDLDQAWKDLQAFNISEKDIVLGIAASGTTPYVIGGIRKSKEHSILTGSIACNAHAPLSKLSDHPIELVVGPEFVTGSTRMKAGTAQKLALNMISTSIMIQLGRVRGNKMVDMQLSNKKLVDRGKRMLMEELDIDEKLAGQLLEKHKNIRKVLDSYDSQIKKRMGS, from the coding sequence ATGAGTAATAACAAGTATATGACCGAGCAGCCTTCGAATTATGACGGTCTCGAAAAGATGGATACCCTCGAATTGTTGACCAATATCAACCATGAGGATAAGGGCGTTCCTTTGGTGATGGAAAAGGCAATTCCTCAAATCAAGGAGTTTGTCGATCATGCGGTTGCCAAAATGAAAAAAGGGGGCAGACTGTTTTATATCGGCGCAGGCACCAGTGGAAGGCTGGGTGTCCTCGATGCCTCGGAATGCCCCCCTACCTTTGGGGTGTCCGATGATTGGATCATCGGTCTGATCGCCGGGGGTGACAAAGCCTTGCGGAAGGCAGTGGAAAATGCGGAAGATGATTTAGATCAAGCCTGGAAAGACCTTCAAGCATTCAATATCAGTGAAAAGGATATTGTACTGGGGATTGCCGCCTCAGGTACTACGCCCTATGTCATTGGGGGAATACGAAAGTCCAAGGAACATTCCATTTTGACGGGAAGTATAGCCTGTAATGCCCATGCGCCACTTTCTAAGCTATCCGATCATCCCATAGAGTTGGTCGTGGGGCCTGAATTTGTCACCGGCAGTACACGGATGAAAGCCGGGACGGCACAAAAGCTTGCCTTGAACATGATTTCCACCTCCATTATGATCCAATTGGGCAGGGTTCGTGGGAACAAGATGGTGGATATGCAATTGTCCAATAAAAAGTTGGTCGACCGTGGCAAAAGAATGTTGATGGAGGAATTGGATATTGACGAAAAACTAGCCGGTCAATTATTGGAAAAACATAAGAATATCAGAAAGGTGCTGGACTCTTATGACTCCCAAATAAAAAAAAGAATGGGTTCGTAA
- a CDS encoding RagB/SusD family nutrient uptake outer membrane protein — translation MKRILYIMLCTALLTGCSEEFTDLAPISNRNEADFYNAPEDFEVAINASYAGLQSTGIYGRGYWTMFEMRSDNTDQGPDATGLARQYTEINSFTEDALNEQITAAWSESYRVIANCNVILDRIPPIELDAELKNRITGEALFIRSLVYYHMAIGFGNIPLQLTPFVSGDELVQVDETTILQQLVTDLTEAEANLPVSYSGNQVGKATKGAAATLLAKVLLTLGNNSEAETVLRRIIGNYGYELLPNYADLWGVANENNAESIFEVQYISGGIGQGSVFTNDFSPSTDLQTGAGFGRNRPTISMQEAYEDGDLRYEVSMGATYINAEGEVVEARHVRKYQSDLAIENDSDINFVVFRYADVLLMLAEALGESSESYDLINEVRNRAGLPDIDASTPGTFQDKLLQERRVELAFENHRWPDLKRFGAVNKVLEAEDFITDTREYFFIPQREIDINPNFVQN, via the coding sequence CGGGTGTAGTGAAGAATTTACTGATCTTGCCCCAATTTCCAACAGAAATGAGGCAGACTTTTACAATGCCCCGGAAGACTTTGAGGTGGCCATTAATGCCAGCTATGCAGGTCTACAGAGTACGGGTATCTACGGACGGGGTTATTGGACGATGTTCGAGATGCGCAGCGACAATACCGACCAAGGCCCAGATGCCACTGGTTTGGCGAGGCAGTATACTGAAATCAATTCCTTTACGGAGGATGCGCTCAACGAACAGATTACCGCAGCTTGGAGCGAGTCATATCGGGTAATTGCCAACTGCAATGTCATTTTAGATCGTATACCTCCCATCGAATTGGATGCGGAACTCAAAAATAGGATTACAGGGGAAGCCTTGTTCATTCGATCGTTGGTCTATTATCACATGGCCATCGGTTTTGGAAATATTCCGCTGCAACTGACCCCTTTTGTTAGCGGTGATGAATTGGTGCAGGTCGATGAGACCACCATATTGCAACAATTGGTAACAGATTTGACCGAGGCCGAGGCGAACCTTCCCGTTTCCTACTCAGGGAACCAGGTGGGAAAAGCGACCAAAGGCGCTGCCGCGACCTTACTGGCCAAAGTACTGCTGACCTTGGGCAACAATTCGGAAGCGGAAACCGTCTTAAGACGCATTATTGGGAACTATGGCTACGAACTGTTGCCCAATTATGCCGATTTATGGGGCGTTGCCAATGAAAATAATGCCGAGTCGATATTTGAAGTGCAATATATCAGTGGTGGAATTGGCCAAGGAAGCGTTTTCACCAATGATTTTTCACCAAGTACCGATTTGCAGACCGGAGCTGGGTTTGGACGTAACCGTCCTACCATTTCCATGCAAGAGGCCTATGAGGACGGGGACTTGAGATATGAGGTATCCATGGGTGCCACCTATATCAACGCGGAAGGAGAGGTGGTCGAAGCCAGGCATGTCCGAAAATACCAATCCGATTTGGCCATTGAAAACGACTCCGATATCAATTTTGTGGTCTTTCGATATGCTGATGTGCTCCTCATGCTGGCAGAAGCCTTGGGGGAAAGCTCGGAGAGTTACGACCTAATCAACGAGGTAAGGAACAGAGCAGGGCTTCCGGATATCGATGCTTCGACACCAGGGACTTTTCAAGACAAGTTGCTACAGGAAAGAAGGGTAGAGCTCGCTTTTGAAAATCACCGATGGCCCGACCTCAAACGCTTTGGTGCCGTAAATAAGGTCCTAGAGGCAGAGGACTTCATAACGGATACCCGTGAGTACTTCTTTATCCCGCAAAGGGAAATTGACATCAATCCAAACTTTGTACAGAACTAA
- a CDS encoding SOS response-associated peptidase, whose product MCYDVNAQLETQLKRAMRDADEHAIREIREKMARETDLPLFHVTGFQHPKMIIYTNGNPNAPVVSQWGLVPFWAKDKKDIWNKTLNARGEAIFEKNSFKTSAKNKRCLIYIDGFYEHHHHGKETVPYYISRKDLQPIALAGLWNEWTDPETGEIRNTFSIVTTEGNPMMAEIHNNPKMAGPRMPVILPDGLEDEWLKPYRDELDQKQLEELLRPYPESELAAHTVGKLRGKDAVGNVPEAMVPVVYDDVKTTY is encoded by the coding sequence ATGTGCTACGATGTCAATGCCCAGCTTGAAACCCAGCTCAAAAGGGCCATGCGGGATGCGGATGAACATGCCATCCGTGAAATCCGTGAAAAAATGGCCAGGGAGACCGATCTGCCCCTGTTCCATGTGACTGGTTTCCAACATCCGAAAATGATTATTTATACCAATGGAAACCCTAATGCACCTGTGGTGTCCCAATGGGGCTTGGTTCCTTTTTGGGCCAAGGATAAAAAAGATATCTGGAACAAGACGCTCAATGCAAGAGGGGAGGCCATTTTTGAGAAGAATTCCTTCAAAACTTCCGCAAAGAACAAACGGTGTCTTATTTATATCGATGGGTTCTATGAACACCATCACCATGGGAAGGAGACCGTTCCCTACTATATTTCCCGAAAGGACCTGCAGCCCATTGCTCTGGCGGGTCTTTGGAATGAGTGGACCGACCCCGAAACCGGGGAAATCCGAAACACCTTTTCCATTGTGACTACTGAAGGTAATCCCATGATGGCCGAGATCCATAACAATCCCAAGATGGCGGGACCTCGTATGCCGGTGATCTTGCCCGATGGATTGGAAGACGAATGGTTGAAACCGTATCGGGACGAGCTGGACCAAAAGCAATTGGAAGAACTGTTGCGACCGTACCCTGAATCGGAACTGGCGGCCCATACCGTTGGGAAACTGCGGGGCAAGGATGCCGTGGGCAATGTGCCCGAAGCCATGGTCCCAGTGGTTTATGATGATGTTAAAACAACCTATTGA
- a CDS encoding PIG-L deacetylase family protein: MKKIVLAICLCFAFSTIQAQQKKVLNILAIGAHPDDCDSKFGGTAALFAKMGHNVKFLSLTNGDAGHYAMGGGVLAKKRRQEAKDAAKALGISEYEVLDNHDGELFPTLNVRLEVIRRIRDWDADIVLGLRPNDYHPDHRNAGSVVQDAAYMNIVPNVAPDTPPLKKNPVFLYMSDHFKKPYPFQKDIAVIVDDVIDTKVKGLAAHDSQMFEWLPWTRGVDVSTIPTEEKARLAWLKEAWMNRAPDASTLEALKKWYPGVDVSQVKQVEFFEICEYGKQPSDEEIKMLFPMLGTK, from the coding sequence ATGAAAAAAATAGTACTGGCCATTTGTCTATGCTTTGCATTTTCAACCATTCAGGCCCAACAAAAAAAAGTATTGAACATTTTAGCCATTGGAGCACATCCGGATGATTGCGACTCCAAATTTGGGGGCACGGCGGCCTTGTTTGCAAAAATGGGCCATAATGTGAAGTTTTTGTCCTTGACCAATGGTGATGCAGGTCATTATGCGATGGGCGGCGGTGTCTTGGCCAAAAAACGAAGGCAAGAGGCCAAGGACGCTGCAAAAGCATTGGGGATATCCGAGTATGAGGTATTGGACAATCACGATGGTGAATTGTTCCCGACCCTTAATGTGAGATTGGAGGTAATTCGCAGGATTAGGGACTGGGATGCCGATATTGTTTTAGGACTACGGCCAAACGATTACCACCCAGATCATAGAAATGCCGGTTCGGTAGTACAGGATGCAGCGTACATGAACATTGTACCCAATGTCGCACCCGATACCCCTCCCCTCAAAAAGAACCCAGTGTTTTTGTATATGAGCGATCACTTTAAAAAGCCCTATCCCTTCCAAAAAGATATTGCGGTCATTGTTGATGATGTCATCGATACCAAAGTCAAAGGATTGGCTGCCCACGATTCACAAATGTTCGAATGGCTGCCATGGACAAGGGGAGTAGACGTCTCTACCATACCCACAGAGGAAAAGGCAAGATTGGCTTGGTTAAAGGAGGCTTGGATGAACAGGGCACCTGATGCCAGTACTTTGGAGGCCTTAAAAAAATGGTACCCAGGTGTCGATGTTTCCCAAGTGAAACAAGTGGAGTTCTTTGAAATCTGCGAGTATGGAAAACAGCCGTCGGATGAAGAAATAAAAATGTTGTTTCCCATGTTGGGAACCAAATAA